A section of the Salmo trutta chromosome 4, fSalTru1.1, whole genome shotgun sequence genome encodes:
- the LOC115192575 gene encoding AN1-type zinc finger protein 5 isoform X2, whose product MAQETNQTQVPMLCTMGCGFYGNPRTNGMCSVCYKEHLQRQQGGGRSSPPGSAASSPVGSPGAAGVSVESTTSEPSTEGVTPPEERTSSPNSPSPVTQQMTAMSISQDTGATDSDRADGDEEEDEGTSKNTGPVGEAAQASSDGDQTPDKNKKKNRCFTCRKKVGLTGFDCRCGNLFCAIHRYSDKHNCPYDYRGAAAARIRKENPIVVAEKIQKL is encoded by the exons ATGGCTCAGGAGACCAATCAGACGCAAGTGCCAATGCTTTGCACTATGGGCTGTGGTTTCTATGGTAATCCCCGCACCAACGGTATGTGCTCGGTCTGCTACAAGGAACACCTACAGAGACAACAGGGAGGGGGCCGTTCCAGCCCCCCAG GCTCGGCAGCTTCATCGCCAGTGGGGTCCCCGGGAGCAGCTGGTGTGTCAGTGGAGAGCACAACGTCGGAACCCAGCACGGAAGGGGTCACTCCACCCGAGGAAAGGACATCCAG TCCCAACTCCCCCAGCCCAGTAACCCAGCAGATGACAGCCATGAGTATCTCCCAGGATACTGGAGCCACTGACTCAGACCGGGCTGATGGGGACGAGGAAGAGGACGAGGGGACATCCAAAAACACTG GGCCAGTGGGGGAGGCAGCCCAGGCCTCGTCTGATGGTGATCAGACCCCTGACAAAAATAAGAAGAAGAACCGATGCTTCACCTGCCGGAAGAAAGTGGGCCTGACGG GCTTCGACTGTCGCTGTGGTAACCTGTTCTGCGCCATTCACCGCTACTCTGACAAACATAACTGTCCTTACGACTACCGAGGCGCTGCCGCAGCCCGCATACGCAAGGAGAACCCCATCGTGGTGGCTGAGAAGATCCAGAAGTTATGA
- the LOC115192575 gene encoding AN1-type zinc finger protein 5 isoform X3 gives MAQETNQTQVPMLCTMGCGFYGNPRTNGMCSVCYKEHLQRQQGGGRSSPPGEKGSAASSPVGSPGAAGVSVESTTSEPSTEGVTPPEERTSSPNSPSPVTQQMTAMSISQDTGATDSDRADGDEEEDEGTSKNTGFDCRCGNLFCAIHRYSDKHNCPYDYRGAAAARIRKENPIVVAEKIQKL, from the exons ATGGCTCAGGAGACCAATCAGACGCAAGTGCCAATGCTTTGCACTATGGGCTGTGGTTTCTATGGTAATCCCCGCACCAACGGTATGTGCTCGGTCTGCTACAAGGAACACCTACAGAGACAACAGGGAGGGGGCCGTTCCAGCCCCCCAGGTGAGAAAG GCTCGGCAGCTTCATCGCCAGTGGGGTCCCCGGGAGCAGCTGGTGTGTCAGTGGAGAGCACAACGTCGGAACCCAGCACGGAAGGGGTCACTCCACCCGAGGAAAGGACATCCAG TCCCAACTCCCCCAGCCCAGTAACCCAGCAGATGACAGCCATGAGTATCTCCCAGGATACTGGAGCCACTGACTCAGACCGGGCTGATGGGGACGAGGAAGAGGACGAGGGGACATCCAAAAACACTG GCTTCGACTGTCGCTGTGGTAACCTGTTCTGCGCCATTCACCGCTACTCTGACAAACATAACTGTCCTTACGACTACCGAGGCGCTGCCGCAGCCCGCATACGCAAGGAGAACCCCATCGTGGTGGCTGAGAAGATCCAGAAGTTATGA
- the LOC115192575 gene encoding AN1-type zinc finger protein 5 isoform X1: MAQETNQTQVPMLCTMGCGFYGNPRTNGMCSVCYKEHLQRQQGGGRSSPPGEKGSAASSPVGSPGAAGVSVESTTSEPSTEGVTPPEERTSSPNSPSPVTQQMTAMSISQDTGATDSDRADGDEEEDEGTSKNTGPVGEAAQASSDGDQTPDKNKKKNRCFTCRKKVGLTGFDCRCGNLFCAIHRYSDKHNCPYDYRGAAAARIRKENPIVVAEKIQKL, translated from the exons ATGGCTCAGGAGACCAATCAGACGCAAGTGCCAATGCTTTGCACTATGGGCTGTGGTTTCTATGGTAATCCCCGCACCAACGGTATGTGCTCGGTCTGCTACAAGGAACACCTACAGAGACAACAGGGAGGGGGCCGTTCCAGCCCCCCAGGTGAGAAAG GCTCGGCAGCTTCATCGCCAGTGGGGTCCCCGGGAGCAGCTGGTGTGTCAGTGGAGAGCACAACGTCGGAACCCAGCACGGAAGGGGTCACTCCACCCGAGGAAAGGACATCCAG TCCCAACTCCCCCAGCCCAGTAACCCAGCAGATGACAGCCATGAGTATCTCCCAGGATACTGGAGCCACTGACTCAGACCGGGCTGATGGGGACGAGGAAGAGGACGAGGGGACATCCAAAAACACTG GGCCAGTGGGGGAGGCAGCCCAGGCCTCGTCTGATGGTGATCAGACCCCTGACAAAAATAAGAAGAAGAACCGATGCTTCACCTGCCGGAAGAAAGTGGGCCTGACGG GCTTCGACTGTCGCTGTGGTAACCTGTTCTGCGCCATTCACCGCTACTCTGACAAACATAACTGTCCTTACGACTACCGAGGCGCTGCCGCAGCCCGCATACGCAAGGAGAACCCCATCGTGGTGGCTGAGAAGATCCAGAAGTTATGA